In Ramlibacter sp., the sequence GCAATGACAAGGCCAGGTTGAACGATCTCAGCGACAAAGCGAACGCCGCGTACAAAGCCGCGCGCGCCGCCAGATTGGAAGTCACGAAGGCGTACGCGCAATGCGCAGCCGGCCAGGGCACAGGTCCGTCGATCGAGCTGATCGAGACGGCCGAACGCCTCGAAGCCGAAGCGGACAAGCTTTGGAGCCAACAGCAAGCTGCCTGGTCGCTGTTCACATTCTGATGCGCTAGCGATCACGAACCGGCTGTCGCTATTCACAGCGCGCTCCTTAGGGCTTCGATGTAGTCCTGAGCCTGCCGAGGCGCTACGGCGTTACCGAGCCCGAGCATGGCCAGTTTGTGATCTTTCGGAAGGACGTAGTCCCTCCGAAAACCCATCGCGTCGCGCGCCTCGGTGCTCAGCATCATTCGCATGCGTTGCCCGTCAATCACTGCCCATCGGTCGACCGTGGTGATCGTGCCGACCGGCCGGGCCAAATCGCGACCTGTCGCGCCGGACCCCCGCCCGTAATACGGCGCGAGGAAGCGTTCACCGAAGCGACGACGCCCGTTCTCAAGCCTGCGCAGGGTAGCTACAGCGCGCTTCGGCGTAACGATTGGTGACCAGCTGCCCGTAGCAAAGTCAATGAATGAAGACGCCGGCACATGCGGCCTCTGCGGGAGCTGAAGCTGCACTGGGTGCTTGGATCTCGTGAGCGCTATGAACAGGCGCTTTCGGTTTTGAGGTACCCCGTGATCGGCGGCATCGCTGATATAGGGACTGATGGCATAGCCAAGGGAATGGACTGCGAAGCACCATGCCCTGTAGAGCGGCCATTTTGCGAAAGCGGGGACGTTCTCAATGAGGGCCGCAGGGACCCGCTGATATTCCAGAAAGTCCACAATTGCCCAGGCGGTTCCCCGAGCAGCGTCATGGTGCGGCCGGTCTCTTCCACGAGCGGGTGTGTACCCCGTGCAAGCAGGGCTGGCGCACAACAGATCCACTCGCGGAACGATGCCCCAGTCAGCTTGGCAAAGATCTTGGCAGGCATGTTCAACCGTTGGATGGTTGATCTCATGGTTGTCGACGGCCGGGCGAAAGTGATTGGCGGCCCACTTCACGCGGCAACCGGCCTGCTCGGCCGCCTCGGTGAACCCGCCAATACCGGCGAAGAAATCGGCGACATCCATATCAGCCTCGAACCTCGGGCGACGCAGGGTCTTTTTGCCGCACCAACGTCGCGTTGTCGGGGTGAGCAACCAGCAGCCCGCGCGACGTGAGGTAAGAGACGGCTTCGGAAACCCTTTGGAAAATCTCCTCGTCCTCACCATTCAAATCGAGCCTCAGGTTAGTCGGGTGAACCTCGTACCAGTTCACGCCGTTGAACTCCTGCCATCGGCATTCGGACTGGATGAGTTCCCACGACGCCTCGTCGGCGATGCTGATGGCGCCGCCTGACTTGGCGATCTGCGCGAGCAAGGAGGCGGCCTCGTTCACATACCGGGCCATGCCCCGTGCATCGTCTTTGGAGAGACTCCCGGCCATTGCAAGCACGCGCTGAATGTGGTCGTTGGTCATGAGTTGATGCTCGTAGCGAGGCGAGCGGCCGCACGTTGCAGCCGCAAGTTGAACCAGCGCCTCAGGCAGTACCCTCTGGCAATGCTGATTCCGGTGTAGATGACGCTGATGGCGACGTTCTCGCCCAAGCTGGGGTGAAACCCGAACCGGGGGAATATCAGTTGGTTGGCGAGCACGCTGATGACCAGGCCTATGGCGGTGTTCATTGCGGCTTCGATCAGGGAGCCAAGGCGGGACTGATTCATGCCAGAAGTTCCCTCTCTGGAATGCCACTCACGCCCCTATTGAGCTGGGCGCTTTCGCCGGCTTTGATACCAGCCAGCACGTGGCCGCTGTCCTTGACCTTGCCGGCGTTGTTCTTCGTTTTGGAGGTCTTGAGGTCGGGGTGCTTCGCGGTCTTGTAGGCCAGCAGCAGCGCCTTGTCCTGGTCACCACATGCAAAGCGCTCCACCAGCTCGCGCACGCCGTAGACCCAGCCATTTGCAAACGCATCGCCGCGCGCGGTCTTGGTGATGGGCTTACAGTTCTTCGGCTGCTTCTGAATGTGAGCGAGCCGCGACCGGGAGCACTGGCGGCCCAGCACCTGGTACGCATAGGCGGCCACGTCGGCCGCTGCATCAACTCCAATGAACACGTACTCACGTTTGCGCACGTAGTTGCCGGCGTCGTTGTAAGCGCCGGAGATAGAGGCAAAGTGAGTGCAGCCGAATGCGTCCGAGACGATGGCGGCCAACATCACGTCCCAAACGTTGGGGGCCATGCTGGCGGCCCGAACACTCACCTCTCGCACGTCGATCATGGAAAGTTCGTGATCATCGACACGAAATTCCTGCATCAGCTTTTGGGCCTGGCGCATGGCCGCAGCCGCCTCATGCGGCTCGGCGCTGCGAGAGAGCGCCAGGCACTTCTTGATCTTCTTGATGGCGTCGTCGCGGTTCATGCGCCCTCCCGCTCGCCGGCACCAGGCGAATCACTGCAGTCTTGCGGATCACGCTGGGCGTAGTCCAGGTCTTGATACCCGCTCACGCTGAAGCCGATCAGCTGGGCGAATTGGCGGCGGTCTTCGTCGCTGAATGGAAGCCTGGCGAGGTCATCCATGTTGATTCCACCGTGGTCGAGAAGATGCGCCACGATGGCGTTTGACTTGAAACGCCGAACACCCCTAACAAGCACGGTTGGCTGCGTCGGATGGGCTTTTGCGGCGACGACGCATGCAGCGGCCAGCTCGTGGGCCGCAATGGCGTCCTCGGCCCACATGCGGGCTTGTTGACGTGGCAGCACCACGGTGTCATTGGGGCTGTTCGTGCCAGTCACGTCGTCGAGCCACTGCCGCAACAGATCGGGGCGGGTCTTGAGCCTGGGTGTCTGTATGAAGGCTTCCGTGTCGCGGTAGTAGATATGCCAGAAGGTGACCCCATGCTGAACCGTGGCCGGTCTGAAGGGCTCGACGCGCACGAACTCGACGCCGAAGACCTTCCGGCCCAAGGCCTCGGCGGCTTGCTGTTCGCCGGCCGTGCAAGATGCGCGTTGCTTGCGCAGCGCGCTGGTCTCGTAGGTTCCGAGCTTGGCCCGGACGGTGATCTCCACGAAGTGCTCCACCGTTTGGAATGCGTGTTCAGGGCTTTTCATCGTTGATCTCTCCTGTTGTGGCTTGCAACCTGGCGTCCGGTTGGTCTGCTGTGCCCAGCTGCCTCCGCCTCACCCAATTGGCCAGGTTGCGATAGGCGTTGCGGGTGAGACGCCCTTCCTGCATGGCGACGTACTCAACGGCGTCGGCCCAGGCTTCCAGGAACTCGACACTGGATAGACGCTCGGCCGAGGTCACGTAGACCTTGCAGGCTGCGTAGATGCGGCGCTGGACTGACACCGGCACCATTGCCCAGTGCTTGGGGCACATGCGTTTGCTGGCCGGCGTGGGGACGCCGCAGTGGTTGGCATCGCATGAGCGCTTCAGCATCAAGACCCCCTATGGGTGAGCTTCAGCGGCTCGGTGCCAATGGCGTGGATAACAGGGTGTCGGTCTGTCGGTTCGACTTTTCTGCGCACCTGGTTTGCGCGGACCATCGTCAGCTCAAGCGCGACCGGCTCGTCGATCTCGTACGTTTCAACGTGTGCCCCGGTGTCGTATTTCTCGGTGCACACCAAGGCGCCCTGCAGAAGAGCCATGACTTTCAAGCCCTTGTCTGCTGGCAGCAGCATGGAATAGAAGCCGATCCGGATACGGCAAAGGTCAGGCGTTTTGGTGGCCATCAGACAGCCTCCAGCTCGCGCACGATGACCTCGGGCTCGCTCTTCGGATCAAACGGGCGAAGGTAGTGGTCGGGGATGCCATCGCAAATGGCCCAGTCACCAGGCTGCAGAAGTACTCCGTGCGGATCCCTGCTCCGCTGGGTGATCTGGACCCGCTGACCTGGCGTCACTTCCCACGTTGGCATTGCCATGCCTGGCAGAAGGCGGATGGTGCGAACGATGCGGCCGTTGAGCTGCTCGATCCCGCGCAGGTTCTGATGCTTGGGCACCACGATCCATGCCATTTGGTCGGGCCGGCAGTTCATACGCGCTCCCCGGGCGCTTCCGCGCGAACGTCCTGCGTTCCAGCGAGGGCCAACGCTGCCAGCGCCTCGACATCGAAGTGCGGCCCGAAGACGCGCGCGCCCTTGTACGTGAACTGCTCCCGAGCCTCATGCTCGACGCTGGTCAGGACGCACTTCAATGCAGTCTGCACCAGCTCGCTTCGCGTCATGTGACGCGACAGCAGCCACTTGCGCGTTAGCTGGCGCTCAATGACACCAGGCCGGTCGTTGTCGAATGCGTCGAACGACGCCTGCAGGTATGTCGGTTCGCCATCAGCGAAGGCGTTGTGAATGAAGAAGCTGAAGCCGGGGAACTTCACCTCGGCCAGCACTCTCTTGGCTTCAACGATGTCCATGTCAGCGCCCCGAATAGACGTCTTCGGCCAGGCCGACCACCGGCAGAGCCCGCGTCTCAAAGCGGGCGATCTCCACGGGCTTGATGTCGGCATCGGCACCGTGGCCGCACCCGGTCTCGTCCTTCTTGATGGCCTCGTACCAGTTGGACAGGGCGGCGGCGCTGCTGATGGTGTGGTGCAGGGCCTTGGGCTTGTCCCCGGTGATGACCGCGCGCAAGCATTTGCCGGCCAGGTAGCCAACAAGCCAGAACCAGTTTTCGGCGCTCTTGCCCCGATCGTGGGCCTCGCCCCAGCGGTCGCGCTGGTGAGCGGCTTCAAGGCGAGTCGCCTTCAGGAACTCGTCGGTGTGCGGGTTGTTGATCAGCGCGTGCAGCACATGGCCGGCTGCGACGTCCTCGATCAGTTGCTTCAGCATGGGCCGCGTGACTGTCAAAGTCTGGCTGCTGCCGTATGCGACGGCCTCGAGCATTTCCTTGAGCTGCTCGGGCGAGGTTTTGAGGTTAATGGTCATGATCGCCTTTCAAAAAGGGCCCTGGCCGAAGCCAGGGGGTCGCCAACAACGACCAGTGGAGAAATCAGATATCGGTGGGTCCGATCTGGACCTTGACCGGCTCGGTGGAATGGGCCTCAGGCAGCAGGCCGGCCGCTGCCAGGCGAGCCCGGCAGGCATCGCAGAACGGTTGCTGCGTCGTGGCCTCGGCCAGTTCGCAGCCAGCGCAGATCAGGTGCGGGTCGTTCATACGCCGGCAACGTCCAGGACGATGGGCACGTATTCCCCTGAGGCGTCATCGCGCTCGTAGAAACGGACGTAAGCCTTGGTGCTGGCCACCCGGGTGCTGTCGCTGATGGCCTGCATGGCCTGCAGCCACTTCTCGTCGGTGATCTTCAGAGAGCGCAGGGCCAGCACCCGGCCGGTGTTGATCTTGCCGGCCTTGTCCACCTGGAACGCCTGGTTGACCAGCACCTTGATGTTGTCGTTGCTGCCCTTGGACCAGGTGTGGATGCACTCGTCAATCAGGGCCTTGGCCGCCTGCAGGCGCTCATCGAACACAAGGTTCTCGGCGACCTGCCGCGTGATCTTGTGACGGCCGTCGAACGACAGCAGCGTGACGTTGCCCTTGGCCCCGCCGGTCTTGACGTCGTATTCGGCCAGGCTGCGCTCGACAAAGTCGGCCACCGCCTGCATGGCCGCGAGTTTGAAGGCCAGGAGCGCCTCGCTTTGCTTCTTGGCCTGCGTGCACAGGTCGCGCACGGTCTTGCTGCGATCTTTGTCGATGTCCTTGATCTTGGACGTGGGGACCAGGTTGCCCTGGGCGTCTTCCCAGTAGCCGGCGGGAGTGGTTTTAACTTCGGTCATTTGGTGGTCTTTCAGGCTTGGTTGAGAAGTAGTTGCCCCTTCAGGGCAGGAGTGCATAGGGCCTCGAGATGGCGGACGATCCGCGCCTCGTGTTCCAGGCGTTTCTTGTGGAAGGCCAGCGTCTGCTGCAGCTCGTCCGGCGTGGTGGCGATGTAGTAGCCAGTCGATGGCGTTCCGCAAATCGCTACGCCCTCGTCACGCAGCGCACTGATGCCCTTGCGGATCTGGCGCGTACCGGTGCTGCCCAGCTCACGCGCCAGGTCCTTGGCGCGGATACCCTGTGCGCACCCAAGGTGGCGGCTGAGCGCGTTGAGAAGCTGAGCGGTCTGCATCACGGGCCTCAATGCAAGTGACGAGCTGGGCGGGCGGACGGATCCGCTTCGCCCGCCGTTTCAGAAGGCTGATTGCTGGCCTGTGCCAGTTCCTGGGCCGTGGCCCATGCCTGCGTCGCGCAGCCCCGTGTGCAACACGGGAAGTGAAGCGCCAATGACTTGTAGACCAGCATCAGGGCATCAAGCGTCACGGCGTGTTGCTCTTTGGCAATGACGCGGCTGATCTCGTTGGCGATGCGCCGCATTTCGTTCGCGTGCTGTTGGAGATCAGCCATGAGCGGCCTCCGGCTGGGCTGGCGCACTGTAGGTGTCACGCAGCGCGTCATAGGCCAGGGAGCCGGCATCGACGAGCGGCTGCAGCTCGATCCGCACGCGCGCCTCGGTCAGTTTGCTGGCAGCTGCGAGCGCGACCGTCGTGACAGTTGCCCCGCGCTTTGGCACCAGCGCAGTCAACGCAACCATGTACCCAGACAGGCTGGGATATGTCACGTCGTCGGCTTCGACATGGTGGATCATTCCGTTCTCCACGGCCGTGAGCTGTCGTCGTCGACCTTGCGCAGCGCGTACTTGCGCGTGGGGTGCTCCTTCTTGATGTGGTTGTACGCGTCGCGCAGTGCGGCCGCCTGGCGATGAGGCAGACACACGCTGTCGCCGATCTCCATCTTCAAGAGCACGCTGGCCGCGCCCTGGCCAAACTTCCCCCGCGAGACCGGCATCGGCACCCCTTTGTCGATCTGGACCGAGGCGAGGTCAAGGATGGGCACACGGCCCCGAAGGTTGGACGGTGGGCGTAGGGCCTGCACCAGGTCATCGCGAGGGCTGGGGCCTACCAGCGGCTCCAAGTCGGACGCAGGCGGCAACGCAGGGCCAGCGACGAAGACGACACTCGTGTCTGCCAGACGATCACGCTTCAGCCAGTCCTGCTCAATCAGCCGGCTCAAGTTGCCGTCGACGCTGGCGGGCAGCACCTGAAACTTCGCCACCACATCGTTGCGTGTGAGCTGCTCATCACGGTTCATGGCAAACCAGTAGCTCACGCGCGCAGCAATGGAACCTTTGAGTGGCTTGTACGCCCCGCCCGTTGGGCGTCCGATCTTGCTGCTCATGACTTCACCGCCTGCCGGTCGCACCAGCGCCAGAACTGAGCCGCCGCGACATTGGTGCTCTGCTGAGCGCCAATGACGGCATTCAATTCCCGATTGAGGGATGCCAGGCTGGCCCTGTGGAGTTCATGCTCGCGGTGGATGTAGAGGCTGATCTGCGCGGCACGGCGCCGCAGCCACCAGAGCTTCGCCGCGTAGATGACACCCACAGGGCCACCCAACAGCACCACCTGAAAAAGGCGGTGGGTGCCGCCACGGGCACGCGAGGCAGCTGCGCGTACTGAGTTAAAGAGCTTCATGTGTTCTCCTGGTTGCGGGACTTGCGCGGCTTGACCTCGCGCGCGATCGGCGGCGCGGTATGCGCCTTGTGTGGGCACCGCTGGCAGGCTTGCCAGTGCTGCATGTCACCCGGACTACCAGCCGGCGCGGGCCGGTGTGCGTAGGCCCGGCACTGGTCGGCCGTGATCTCCACGGCGTGGTCGCCGAACCCGGTTTGCTCGGACAGATGCGGGCATGGGTAGCGGCCAAAGGTGTGGACCACCTTCTCGGCCACGTTGTCCGTGCTGGCTGTGCCCTGGCCGTACTTGCCAGAGCCGTTCAGCACCTGGCTGATGACCGGTGCGCTCAAGCCCAGCATCAGGGCCAGCTTGGCGCGCTTGTGCGTCTTCCCGGCGGCCTGCAGCAGCGCAAACCAGGGTTCCTTCATGTAGCTCATGCGACCTTCTTCTTGGGGGGGCAATGGGGCGGCACAGGGCCGCAATCGTTGACAAGGACGTAGCGCTTGAAGCCGTTGCTGGTGCCGTGGGCGTTGACGCGCTGCGCGCTCTCGGCCAGCGCGCCGGCATCGACCCAGCGATGGAAGTACCGGCGCGCCGTCTTGGCGGCCTGTGACACATCGCCGCCCGCGTCCACCAGGGTCGCGGCAGCGGTCT encodes:
- a CDS encoding DNA cytosine methyltransferase, producing MDVADFFAGIGGFTEAAEQAGCRVKWAANHFRPAVDNHEINHPTVEHACQDLCQADWGIVPRVDLLCASPACTGYTPARGRDRPHHDAARGTAWAIVDFLEYQRVPAALIENVPAFAKWPLYRAWCFAVHSLGYAISPYISDAADHGVPQNRKRLFIALTRSKHPVQLQLPQRPHVPASSFIDFATGSWSPIVTPKRAVATLRRLENGRRRFGERFLAPYYGRGSGATGRDLARPVGTITTVDRWAVIDGQRMRMMLSTEARDAMGFRRDYVLPKDHKLAMLGLGNAVAPRQAQDYIEALRSAL
- a CDS encoding DUF2786 domain-containing protein, translating into MNRDDAIKKIKKCLALSRSAEPHEAAAAMRQAQKLMQEFRVDDHELSMIDVREVSVRAASMAPNVWDVMLAAIVSDAFGCTHFASISGAYNDAGNYVRKREYVFIGVDAAADVAAYAYQVLGRQCSRSRLAHIQKQPKNCKPITKTARGDAFANGWVYGVRELVERFACGDQDKALLLAYKTAKHPDLKTSKTKNNAGKVKDSGHVLAGIKAGESAQLNRGVSGIPERELLA
- a CDS encoding DUF3164 family protein, with the protein product MTEVKTTPAGYWEDAQGNLVPTSKIKDIDKDRSKTVRDLCTQAKKQSEALLAFKLAAMQAVADFVERSLAEYDVKTGGAKGNVTLLSFDGRHKITRQVAENLVFDERLQAAKALIDECIHTWSKGSNDNIKVLVNQAFQVDKAGKINTGRVLALRSLKITDEKWLQAMQAISDSTRVASTKAYVRFYERDDASGEYVPIVLDVAGV